One window from the genome of Candidatus Cloacimonadota bacterium encodes:
- a CDS encoding N-acetyltransferase family protein, whose protein sequence is MNQNTTIRNATIDDLPAIIEIYNSSIPSRFATADTEPVSVESKIKWFHQHNPKHRPLWILEKGNKIIAWISLSDFKERPAYQKTVEISLYVSPEFQGKGFGKKLIKKMIDKCPDFGVENLIGLVFGHNRKSIKLAEKFGFEEWGFLPEVTEMDGIKRDVVILGLKIEKDSRICTDKKNNC, encoded by the coding sequence ATGAATCAAAACACAACCATCCGCAACGCAACCATCGATGATCTACCTGCCATCATCGAGATTTACAACTCCTCCATTCCCTCTAGATTTGCAACTGCAGACACAGAACCAGTTTCAGTAGAAAGCAAAATTAAATGGTTTCATCAACACAATCCAAAGCATCGTCCTCTCTGGATCCTGGAAAAAGGAAATAAAATAATTGCCTGGATCAGCCTTTCTGACTTCAAAGAAAGACCTGCATATCAGAAAACTGTAGAAATTTCTCTTTATGTTTCTCCCGAATTCCAGGGAAAAGGTTTTGGAAAGAAATTAATAAAAAAAATGATCGACAAATGTCCCGATTTCGGAGTAGAAAATTTGATCGGATTGGTTTTTGGTCATAACAGGAAAAGCATCAAACTTGCCGAAAAATTCGGATTTGAAGAATGGGGATTTTTACCGGAAGTAACGGAAATGGATGGTATTAAAAGAGATGTCGTGATTTTGGGATTGAAGATTGAAAAAGACTCACGGATTTGCACCGATAAGAAAAATAATTGTT
- a CDS encoding TIGR04076 family protein, which translates to MTTEQHSVFQGGKMQNLPKCKITVLKRTLNQDLIDEYLSPEEEFKQCDCFYEGQEFIMESPFNPPKDFCSWAWADIRQDILALMSGANYYWVKQKGVTISGCTDWFRPVIFKIERIEE; encoded by the coding sequence ATGACAACGGAACAGCATTCCGTGTTTCAAGGAGGAAAAATGCAAAACTTACCAAAATGTAAAATCACTGTTTTGAAAAGAACTTTAAATCAAGACCTCATCGATGAATATTTATCACCGGAAGAAGAATTCAAGCAATGTGACTGCTTTTACGAAGGTCAGGAATTTATTATGGAATCTCCTTTTAATCCCCCAAAAGATTTCTGCTCCTGGGCTTGGGCTGATATTCGACAGGATATTCTGGCTTTGATGTCCGGAGCAAATTATTATTGGGTCAAGCAGAAAGGAGTTACCATTTCCGGCTGTACAGACTGGTTCAGACCAGTTATTTTCAAAATTGAGAGAATCGAGGAGTAA